Genomic segment of Tachysurus fulvidraco isolate hzauxx_2018 chromosome 22, HZAU_PFXX_2.0, whole genome shotgun sequence:
CAACGTTAACCAAATACACAGCAATTATACGACTTCATTTAAGCATTTTCCATATGAATTAATAATTCTCTAGTTAGCACGTAAAGATGTGTTGGGTGTTACTGAAATACTACATTAGACATTATACAGTTAGTATAATGAGAATACTGatccattaataataaagtatctAAGGCCTCGTAACTAGTTAACTAGCACAGAAAcagtgtatttaaatattaacgTTAAAATTCTTTATGTAGTCATATTTGATTGGGTCGGTATGTAATCActggctttttctttttcagatatTAAGAGCATTTCAGAAACAAACTTCATACCGTTTGCATTTGTATTAAAAGAGTATTCAGAAATGAAGCGTTCCCAGTTCAGGAACTCCAGTCCACAGAAAGACATCCAGTCCCCAGTCACTCAGCTGAGACTGGTGCTGCTGGGCAGAACAGGTTCAGGTAAAAGTGCCACTGGAAACACCATCTTGGATAAAAAATGTTTCCAATCTGAAGTAAGTATGAGTTCAGTGACAAATCAATGCCAGAAGGAATGTGGAGTAGTTAATGGGCGGAGTCTAGCAGTGATTGACACTCCTGGCTGGTTTGACACCGACCTCcagcaaaataaaatagcaGATGAAGTGCTGAGATGTCTGGTCATGTGTTCACCTGGACCACATGCATTTCTGCTCATCATACCGATCGCCCGCTTCACAGAAGAGCAGCAGAAGACTGTAGATATGATTGAGAAGGTTTTTGAGGGGAACTTCAGTGACCACACCATCATCATATTTACCCGTGCAGACGAGCTGGAAGGAGAGACGATTGAGAACTTTATGAGAAAACAGGATCAGAGAATCCAGGATCTTATTGCACGATTCGGTGGGCGTTACCTGGCTTTCAATAACAAGACCAGAGAGAAACAGGACCAGGTGAAACAGCTCCTGAGAAAGCTGGATGAGTTGCTGGAACAGAACGAGTATCGTCATTTCACCAACCAGAAGACAGAGGCTGTAGAGAGGGCACTAACAatgttgaaacaaaaaaaacaagaaaaactagATGAAGCAGTTAAGAAGGCCAAGCAGGAAGTACAGCAGATGGCTTTACGTCAAAAGTCTGACATTGATAAAGCCCTTGAGGCAGAAAAGCAAGATATAGAAAGACGCAGGAGTCACATCCAGGGTATAATCCTCCGTTTAACAGTACAGATTAACAAAGAAAGTGAAAACCTTTATGAAGATCCACACAGGCTGCAGTTGCTGCAGGAATCTCTAGAGAATGCAAAAATCAGCGTCAGAAACctggagaaagagaaggagttAAGGATAAAGGAAAGTGAAGAAAAGATTAAGGAAGTAGAAATATGGATGAAGGAAGAAGAGCAAAGAAGAGAGcaagaggaaagagaaaaggCTTCAAATGATGAAGAGAAATGGTATTACAATGAAACATATATAACTATCCTGAAGTACCTCATCATTTTTTTGGGAGGCACTG
This window contains:
- the LOC113645138 gene encoding GTPase IMAP family member 7-like; its protein translation is MKRSQFRNSSPQKDIQSPVTQLRLVLLGRTGSGKSATGNTILDKKCFQSEVSMSSVTNQCQKECGVVNGRSLAVIDTPGWFDTDLQQNKIADEVLRCLVMCSPGPHAFLLIIPIARFTEEQQKTVDMIEKVFEGNFSDHTIIIFTRADELEGETIENFMRKQDQRIQDLIARFGGRYLAFNNKTREKQDQVKQLLRKLDELLEQNEYRHFTNQKTEAVERALTMLKQKKQEKLDEAVKKAKQEVQQMALRQKSDIDKALEAEKQDIERRRSHIQGIILRLTVQINKESENLYEDPHRLQLLQESLENAKISVRNLEKEKELRIKESEEKIKEVEIWMKEEEQRREQEEREKASNDEEKWYYNETYITILKYLIIFLGGTGVGAGAVFALAPALFMTAAPVGIATELTALFGPQVAAAMIAAATKAAPLITAAANVAPMVTSLCSIQ